The following coding sequences are from one Tolumonas lignilytica window:
- the nrdG gene encoding anaerobic ribonucleoside-triphosphate reductase-activating protein, which produces MYYHQYYPIDVVNGPGTRCTLFVSGCEHQCRGCYNQSTWRADSGHLFTEEMADRIIADLNDSKIKRRGITLSGGDPLHPANQADILALVQRIRAECPGKDIWMWTGYLLAELTPAQQEIVALIDVLVDGKFVQELADPSLLWRGSSNQVIHYLTQPVE; this is translated from the coding sequence ATGTACTATCACCAATACTATCCCATCGATGTCGTCAATGGCCCAGGCACCCGCTGTACCTTGTTTGTTTCCGGTTGTGAACATCAGTGCCGGGGCTGCTATAACCAGTCCACCTGGCGTGCAGATTCCGGTCACCTTTTCACAGAAGAGATGGCCGATCGCATCATCGCCGATTTGAACGACAGCAAGATCAAGCGTCGCGGCATCACCCTCTCGGGTGGCGATCCGTTGCATCCGGCCAATCAGGCCGACATTCTCGCCTTAGTGCAACGCATTCGAGCGGAATGCCCCGGCAAAGATATCTGGATGTGGACCGGCTATCTGCTGGCCGAACTCACCCCAGCCCAGCAAGAGATCGTAGCCCTGATTGATGTGTTGGTGGATGGCAAGTTTGTGCAGGAACTGGCGGATCCGTCTTTATTGTGGCGCGGCAGCAGCAATCAGGTGATTCATTACCTTACGCAACCTGTTGAATAA
- the lpxL gene encoding LpxL/LpxP family Kdo(2)-lipid IV(A) lauroyl/palmitoleoyl acyltransferase, which yields MQATQLPDTKPRLTTGMFHPRYWPQWFGQAVLWLIVQLPYPVLMQLGAALGWLSMKILPRRVAIARKNLQLAFPEWDEVTREQQIRENFANVGRAIFETGMAWFWSDRRIRSIMQVVGAEHVEQAVAQKQGMLLLSAHFMTLELNARMFGLLRPGVGVYRPNTNPVLEYAQYHGRCKSNKYLVNRLDVKGMIKALRQGEALWYAPDHDYGHHASVFVPFLGVCDAATITGTATLARVKNTVVLPCYNIRLPRGGYQLIIEAPLQNYPTGDDIQDATLSNQVLETAVRKAPAQYMWMHRRFKSRPDGSQFLYKPGEER from the coding sequence ATGCAAGCTACACAGTTACCCGATACAAAACCTCGTCTGACAACCGGTATGTTTCATCCCCGTTACTGGCCGCAATGGTTTGGACAAGCTGTGTTATGGCTGATCGTGCAGTTGCCCTACCCGGTGCTGATGCAGCTTGGCGCGGCGCTGGGCTGGCTGTCGATGAAGATCCTGCCCCGCCGGGTGGCGATTGCGCGCAAAAACCTGCAACTGGCGTTTCCTGAGTGGGATGAGGTCACACGTGAGCAGCAGATCCGTGAAAATTTTGCCAATGTGGGACGGGCCATCTTTGAAACAGGCATGGCCTGGTTCTGGTCGGATCGCCGGATCCGCAGCATCATGCAGGTAGTTGGTGCCGAGCATGTCGAACAGGCAGTCGCTCAGAAACAGGGCATGTTGCTGTTATCCGCCCATTTCATGACCTTGGAACTCAATGCCCGCATGTTCGGGCTGCTGCGGCCCGGTGTCGGTGTCTATCGTCCGAATACCAACCCGGTGCTGGAATACGCGCAGTATCATGGCCGCTGTAAAAGTAACAAATATCTGGTCAACCGGCTGGATGTGAAAGGCATGATCAAGGCCCTGCGTCAGGGCGAAGCGTTGTGGTATGCACCGGATCATGACTACGGCCATCATGCCAGCGTGTTTGTGCCGTTTCTGGGCGTCTGTGATGCTGCCACCATTACCGGCACGGCAACGCTGGCCCGGGTAAAAAATACGGTGGTCTTGCCTTGTTACAACATCCGTCTGCCCCGTGGCGGCTATCAGCTCATCATCGAGGCCCCGCTGCAGAATTACCCGACCGGTGATGACATCCAGGATGCCACACTCAGCAATCAGGTACTGGAAACCGCGGTGCGCAAAGCCCCAGCGCAATATATGTGGATGCACCGGCGCTTCAAATCCCGCCCGGATGGTTCCCAGTTTTTATATAAACCGGGCGAGGAACGCTGA
- a CDS encoding DUF5610 domain-containing protein: MKLDQVNNSALQSLLKNMQRQSSKNSGSSTAPGDAVSLSNPAQLGNRIIQFSLSQSLTIGGKRYNVSQKDDSNAATSSTDGSLFDYKKVAENVLSFVTNTIRAHQQAGENNDKLKSMLDQAYKGIDQGFSDARKELDKNGLLTDPLKEGIDKSYNLIQKGMTDFEKELFGTPADGSNTATTTDATTADAATATNTASTTTPATTDTTSAAQVKTPKEIGNSILAAFMGQESATLELTTKEGDKVTIQFDDQQLWRQQQSSGLAKKAIQTYGQLSGSNSSAKPTDTTNAGTTSGSVFYSHTAQFSFKVEGDLNSSELKSISDMVNKVGSLSDSFFNGNISDALQQAKQLDLGGSDLSSLSLNLYQQQALGWAGNTGTSTAGSPTADQSSSSTTPAASSSTDNKTSADQPPTATSLPDVFGKLNDYLKQLQALFDQMSGSLTPDAQSQLQGWVAQKQHPEQSNAQIGQFVSFNQYMQQVMTGLQSGQTTTSEPDRTAT, translated from the coding sequence ATGAAATTAGATCAGGTAAATAACTCTGCGTTACAAAGTTTGCTGAAGAACATGCAACGTCAGAGCAGTAAAAATAGCGGTTCGTCCACCGCGCCCGGCGATGCCGTTTCGTTAAGCAACCCGGCGCAGCTGGGTAACCGGATCATCCAGTTTTCCCTGTCCCAGTCGCTGACCATCGGTGGCAAGCGCTATAACGTCAGCCAGAAAGACGATAGCAATGCTGCCACGTCCAGCACAGACGGCTCTCTGTTTGATTATAAAAAAGTGGCGGAGAACGTTTTGTCCTTTGTCACCAACACTATCCGTGCGCACCAGCAGGCGGGTGAAAATAATGACAAGCTGAAAAGCATGCTGGATCAGGCCTATAAAGGCATAGACCAAGGCTTCAGCGATGCGCGCAAAGAGCTGGACAAGAATGGATTACTGACCGATCCGCTCAAAGAGGGTATTGATAAAAGCTACAACCTGATCCAGAAAGGGATGACCGATTTCGAGAAGGAATTATTTGGTACGCCTGCCGATGGCAGTAATACGGCGACAACCACTGACGCCACCACGGCGGATGCGGCCACGGCTACCAACACGGCTTCGACCACCACACCAGCGACGACCGATACAACATCTGCTGCGCAGGTGAAAACGCCCAAAGAGATTGGCAATTCGATTCTGGCCGCGTTTATGGGGCAGGAATCTGCGACGCTGGAACTGACCACCAAAGAGGGTGATAAAGTCACCATTCAGTTTGATGATCAGCAGCTATGGCGTCAGCAACAGAGTAGCGGTCTGGCGAAAAAAGCCATTCAGACATATGGTCAACTCTCTGGCAGTAATAGCAGTGCCAAACCAACGGACACGACCAATGCCGGCACTACTTCCGGTTCCGTCTTTTATAGCCACACCGCCCAGTTCAGTTTCAAGGTGGAAGGGGATCTCAACAGCAGTGAGTTGAAATCGATCTCGGATATGGTGAACAAAGTTGGTTCGTTGTCGGACAGCTTCTTTAACGGCAATATCAGTGATGCCTTGCAGCAGGCCAAGCAATTGGATCTCGGCGGTAGTGATCTGTCTAGCTTGTCGCTGAATCTCTATCAGCAACAGGCACTGGGTTGGGCCGGAAATACGGGCACGTCAACCGCGGGCAGCCCGACTGCGGACCAGAGCAGTAGTTCGACCACGCCTGCTGCCAGTAGCTCCACCGACAATAAAACGTCGGCCGATCAGCCGCCGACAGCCACCTCATTGCCGGATGTCTTTGGCAAACTGAACGACTATCTGAAACAGCTGCAGGCCTTGTTTGACCAGATGTCGGGTTCGCTGACACCCGATGCCCAGAGCCAGTTACAGGGTTGGGTGGCCCAAAAGCAACATCCAGAGCAGTCGAATGCACAAATTGGTCAGTTTGTCAGTTTTAACCAATATATGCAGCAGGTCATGACGGGGCTCCAGAGCGGGCAGACGACAACTTCCGAGCCGGATCGTACGGCCACTTGA
- the speA gene encoding biosynthetic arginine decarboxylase, with product MANWSCQDALKMYNVPYWGAGFFNIDALGRVVVTPDKTRLDCKIALIDIIEQLRAQGYAAPVLLRFPDIIKTRIHALFGAFEQAIQSYGYKGRYQCVYPIKVNQQNQVIESVTRAFADKPALGLEAGSKPELLAVLSHHHDQGSVIVCNGYKDREYVRHALLGSLLGHHVYIVVEKPSELELILDEAARLNISPRIGVRARLASQGSGKWQSSGGEKSKFGLNAAQILRLVERLREAGKLDCLQLVHFHLGSQIANIRDIQGGIRECGRFYAELRRLGANIDVVDVGGGLGVDYEGSRSQSHCSANYNLREYANNVVWGIGDVCEEFGLPHPMIISESGRAITAHHAVLISNIVGMESQLPTSLPDAPESDAPLLLQNMWDSWKELHEKEDPGLLEIFHDSVSDLADVHTQYTLGLLTLQQRAWAEDLHLNLSLKLKTMLDPVNRMHRNLQDELNEKLADKCFVNFSLFQSLPDAWGIDQIFPIMPLSGLDQQPSRRGVIMDITCDSDGTIKEYVDGVGIENTLPMPDVRPDETSYMGFFLVGAYQEILGDLHNLFGDTHSAEVCLNDDGEPVITNIIKGDNVDNLLRYVNIDTSVIRRDYQKLVAHPSLSEETRKELLEELEAGLQGYAYLEDE from the coding sequence ATGGCAAACTGGTCCTGTCAGGACGCCCTGAAAATGTACAATGTCCCATACTGGGGCGCAGGCTTTTTCAATATCGATGCACTGGGTCGCGTGGTGGTTACCCCTGACAAAACCCGTCTGGACTGCAAAATTGCGTTGATCGATATTATCGAACAGTTGCGCGCACAAGGTTACGCCGCCCCGGTGTTACTGCGTTTCCCGGATATCATCAAAACCCGGATCCATGCGCTGTTTGGCGCCTTTGAACAGGCCATTCAGAGTTACGGTTATAAAGGCCGTTACCAGTGCGTCTACCCAATCAAAGTGAACCAGCAGAATCAGGTGATTGAATCCGTCACCCGCGCCTTTGCCGATAAACCGGCACTGGGGCTCGAAGCCGGTTCCAAGCCGGAATTGCTGGCGGTATTGTCGCATCATCATGATCAGGGCTCGGTGATCGTCTGTAACGGCTATAAAGACCGCGAATACGTGCGTCATGCCCTGCTGGGTTCCCTGCTCGGTCACCATGTCTATATTGTGGTGGAAAAACCGTCAGAACTGGAGCTGATCCTGGATGAAGCCGCCCGTCTGAACATTTCCCCTCGTATCGGGGTGCGCGCGCGTCTGGCCTCACAGGGTTCTGGCAAATGGCAATCCAGTGGTGGTGAAAAATCTAAATTTGGTCTGAACGCTGCCCAAATTCTGCGTCTGGTCGAACGCCTGCGTGAAGCCGGTAAACTCGACTGCCTGCAACTGGTGCATTTCCACTTAGGTTCGCAGATCGCCAATATCCGTGATATTCAGGGCGGGATCCGCGAATGTGGTCGTTTCTACGCTGAACTGCGCCGCCTCGGTGCCAACATCGACGTGGTTGACGTCGGCGGTGGTCTGGGTGTCGATTACGAAGGTTCACGTTCACAAAGCCACTGCTCGGCCAACTACAACCTGCGTGAATACGCCAACAATGTGGTCTGGGGGATCGGTGATGTCTGTGAAGAGTTCGGTCTGCCGCATCCGATGATCATCAGTGAATCCGGTCGTGCCATTACGGCCCATCACGCCGTGCTGATCTCCAATATCGTTGGCATGGAAAGCCAGTTGCCGACCTCGCTGCCGGATGCACCGGAAAGCGATGCCCCCCTGTTGCTGCAAAACATGTGGGATAGCTGGAAAGAACTGCATGAGAAAGAAGATCCGGGCCTGTTGGAAATTTTCCATGACTCGGTCTCCGATCTGGCCGATGTACATACTCAATACACGCTGGGCCTGCTGACGCTGCAACAGCGGGCCTGGGCGGAAGATTTGCACCTGAATCTGAGCCTGAAGCTGAAGACGATGCTCGATCCGGTCAACCGCATGCACCGCAATCTGCAGGATGAACTGAACGAGAAACTGGCCGACAAATGCTTCGTCAACTTCTCACTGTTCCAGTCACTGCCGGATGCCTGGGGGATTGACCAGATCTTCCCAATCATGCCGCTGAGCGGGCTGGATCAACAGCCAAGCCGCCGTGGCGTGATCATGGACATCACCTGTGATTCTGATGGCACCATCAAAGAGTATGTCGATGGTGTGGGTATCGAAAACACCCTGCCAATGCCAGATGTACGCCCGGATGAAACCAGTTATATGGGCTTCTTCCTGGTCGGTGCCTATCAGGAAATTCTGGGCGATCTGCACAACCTGTTTGGCGATACGCACAGTGCCGAAGTGTGCCTGAACGATGATGGTGAACCGGTGATCACCAATATCATCAAAGGGGATAACGTCGACAACCTGCTGCGCTATGTGAACATCGATACTTCAGTGATCCGCCGCGATTACCAGAAGCTGGTCGCACACCCGTCACTCAGCGAAGAAACCCGCAAAGAACTGCTGGAAGAGCTGGAAGCCGGTCTGCAGGGCTATGCCTATCTCGAAGATGAATAA
- a CDS encoding TonB-dependent receptor domain-containing protein, translating to MSKQLTASVLSALVIAAPAYAEDSTSLPITVTATRFAEPTASVLAPVNIITRKDIEQLHARSLADVIKTLPGAELISNGGRGQQSSVLVRGTTSAETLVLMDGVRINSATNGGSDFSTIPLNQVERIEYVRGAQASIYGADAIGGVINIITRGTTGQNKQTINGSAGSRDYQNLNGSSSFDMTSQQHLKLAAGYETEDGYNSHPIAGVNDGDKHGFLGNNAMLDYQNQVTDSTNVYGALHWARNTSQSDGSYTGHHERDETWDETTNYQLGSKYKQDRYQTELNTSLINDNMYYYPDTISREQANSVYQTHQYQISWLNNYQVTDPWSVGGGIDWHRDVLLAGSQSSGSAFFDQDKGRNNVGVYALSQYHWAQWLGELSGRTDDNQQYGRHNTWQAGLGWNFLPQYRLSARHGTAFRAPTFNDLYTPYSVSPNLKPETSRNSEIALDGNTHDVLWRVTAYRNDLEDMIQWASSDPSDPYAMWFPENVGRARIKGVELEAEFATGWLTHKLSADFKDARDLSTDEQLIRRARRNYKWTGSANWDKWDASLTGQYQSERLDGSTRLAPYALWDTAAGYHVLPKLRIGGRIDNLFNKDYVLANGYATPERSYYVDFSYQM from the coding sequence ATGTCAAAACAACTGACGGCCTCTGTGCTGTCGGCGCTGGTTATTGCTGCGCCGGCCTATGCCGAAGACTCTACCAGCCTGCCGATCACGGTTACCGCCACCCGCTTTGCTGAACCTACCGCGTCAGTATTAGCGCCGGTCAACATTATTACCCGCAAAGACATTGAACAGTTACATGCCCGTTCACTGGCCGATGTCATTAAAACCTTACCGGGTGCCGAGCTGATCTCCAACGGTGGTCGAGGCCAACAATCTTCGGTCTTGGTGCGAGGCACCACCTCAGCAGAAACGCTGGTGTTGATGGATGGGGTTCGCATTAACAGTGCTACCAATGGCGGTTCGGATTTCAGCACTATTCCGCTGAATCAGGTGGAGCGGATCGAATACGTTCGTGGTGCTCAAGCATCGATTTATGGGGCGGATGCGATTGGTGGCGTCATCAATATTATTACCCGTGGCACCACCGGTCAGAATAAACAGACCATCAATGGCAGTGCCGGTTCCCGCGATTATCAGAATCTGAACGGTAGCAGTTCATTTGATATGACGTCGCAACAGCATCTGAAGCTGGCGGCCGGATATGAAACCGAAGATGGCTATAATTCGCATCCGATCGCGGGTGTGAATGATGGTGACAAGCATGGCTTTCTGGGTAATAACGCCATGCTGGACTATCAGAATCAGGTCACGGATAGCACGAATGTCTATGGTGCGCTGCACTGGGCCCGCAATACTTCTCAGAGTGATGGCTCTTATACCGGCCATCATGAACGGGATGAAACCTGGGATGAAACCACCAACTACCAGCTAGGCAGTAAGTACAAACAAGATCGCTATCAGACGGAGCTCAATACCAGTCTGATCAACGACAATATGTATTACTATCCGGACACCATCTCACGTGAACAGGCGAATTCGGTTTATCAAACCCACCAGTATCAGATCAGCTGGTTAAACAATTATCAGGTGACCGACCCCTGGTCAGTGGGCGGCGGCATTGACTGGCATCGTGATGTGCTGTTGGCGGGTTCTCAGTCATCTGGCAGTGCCTTCTTCGATCAGGATAAAGGCCGGAATAACGTCGGTGTCTATGCCTTATCACAATATCACTGGGCGCAATGGCTGGGGGAACTCAGCGGCCGTACCGATGATAATCAGCAATATGGTCGGCATAACACCTGGCAGGCGGGCTTGGGCTGGAATTTCCTGCCGCAGTATCGTCTGAGTGCACGTCACGGTACTGCGTTCCGGGCACCAACCTTCAACGATCTTTATACGCCGTATTCCGTCTCACCTAATCTGAAACCGGAAACATCAAGAAACAGTGAGATTGCCTTGGATGGCAACACCCATGACGTCTTGTGGCGTGTCACTGCATACCGCAATGACCTTGAGGATATGATCCAGTGGGCCAGTTCTGATCCGTCCGATCCGTATGCGATGTGGTTCCCAGAAAATGTCGGACGTGCCCGCATTAAAGGTGTGGAACTTGAAGCGGAATTTGCAACAGGCTGGCTGACCCATAAACTCAGTGCCGACTTCAAAGATGCCCGTGATTTGAGTACCGATGAACAGTTGATCCGTCGGGCCAGACGCAACTACAAATGGACCGGCTCTGCCAACTGGGACAAATGGGACGCCTCGTTAACCGGCCAGTATCAAAGCGAACGTCTGGATGGATCAACCCGTCTGGCGCCATATGCGCTGTGGGATACTGCGGCTGGTTATCATGTGCTGCCTAAGCTGCGGATCGGTGGCCGGATCGATAACCTGTTTAACAAGGATTATGTGCTGGCCAACGGGTATGCGACCCCAGAACGCAGCTATTACGTCGATTTCAGCTATCAGATGTAA
- the trmA gene encoding tRNA (uridine(54)-C5)-methyltransferase TrmA, with translation MTHAAHSDALYQQQLHEKQQRLTQLLAPFQAPMPDVFASAPTHYRMRAEFRIWHEGDELFYVMFNSETKQRYYVQSFPTGSFLINQLMPRLQALLQASHTLKHKLFQVDFLTTLSGEALISLLYHKTLNDEWQPAARELRQTLRNEFGEIDIVGRAHKQKIVLEREYVLERLQVGEQTLEYMQVENSFTQPNAEMNQHMLGWALDVTAGCQGDLLELYCGNGNFSLALAKNFNRVLATEIAKSSVNAAQHNIAVNQIDNVQILHMSAEEFTQAMNGVREFNRLKGIDLHSYQCNTILVDPPRAGLDPATLAMIQEYEQILYISCNPQTLCDNLNTLCQTHAIKRCALFDQFPFTHHMESGVWLVRK, from the coding sequence ATGACACATGCGGCGCATTCTGATGCCCTTTACCAGCAACAATTGCATGAAAAGCAGCAACGCCTGACGCAATTACTGGCTCCTTTTCAGGCTCCGATGCCCGATGTATTTGCCTCTGCCCCTACCCATTACCGCATGCGTGCGGAATTTCGCATCTGGCATGAAGGGGATGAACTGTTTTATGTCATGTTCAACAGCGAGACCAAGCAACGCTATTACGTGCAGAGCTTTCCAACCGGTAGCTTTTTGATTAACCAGCTCATGCCGCGCCTGCAGGCATTGCTGCAAGCCAGTCACACCCTTAAGCATAAGTTGTTTCAGGTTGATTTTCTGACGACGTTAAGTGGCGAAGCCCTAATTAGCCTGCTTTATCACAAAACCCTGAACGACGAATGGCAGCCAGCCGCCCGAGAATTACGCCAGACCTTACGCAACGAATTCGGTGAAATCGATATTGTGGGGCGTGCGCATAAGCAAAAAATCGTTCTGGAGCGGGAATATGTGCTGGAGCGCCTGCAAGTCGGCGAGCAAACGCTGGAATACATGCAGGTAGAAAACAGCTTTACTCAGCCCAATGCCGAAATGAATCAGCATATGCTTGGCTGGGCCTTGGATGTCACCGCTGGTTGTCAGGGCGACTTGCTGGAGCTGTATTGTGGCAACGGCAACTTCTCGCTGGCACTGGCAAAAAACTTTAACCGGGTGCTGGCCACCGAGATCGCCAAATCATCGGTCAATGCCGCACAACATAACATTGCCGTGAACCAGATTGATAACGTACAAATTCTGCATATGTCCGCCGAGGAATTTACCCAGGCCATGAACGGAGTGCGTGAATTTAACCGCCTGAAAGGGATCGATCTGCACAGCTACCAATGCAATACGATTCTGGTTGATCCACCACGCGCCGGATTAGACCCAGCGACACTGGCGATGATTCAGGAATATGAACAAATTCTCTATATCTCCTGCAATCCACAAACCCTGTGCGATAACCTGAACACCCTGTGTCAGACCCATGCGATCAAACGCTGTGCCTTGTTTGATCAATTCCCATTCACGCATCACATGGAATCCGGTGTCTGGTTGGTGCGAAAATAA